Proteins encoded in a region of the Psychromicrobium lacuslunae genome:
- the sufC gene encoding Fe-S cluster assembly ATPase SufC, whose product MSTLEIKDLHVSIETEQGKKEILKGVSLTINTGETHAIMGPNGSGKSTLASTIAGHPRYIVDSGSITLDGEDVLEMSVDERARAGLFLAMQYPVEIPGVTMSNFLRTAKTAIDGEAPALRTWTKDVKAAMTQLRIDPDFAQRNVNEGFSGGEKKRHEILQLELFAPKFAVLDETDSGLDVDALKIVSEGVNRAQEGGKMGTLLITHYTRILRYIKPEFVHVFVDGKVAEEGGPELADRLEEEGYDRFLAAGASAAATEV is encoded by the coding sequence ATGTCTACCCTGGAAATCAAGGACCTGCACGTCAGCATTGAGACGGAGCAGGGTAAGAAAGAAATCCTCAAGGGCGTTAGCCTGACCATTAACACCGGCGAGACCCACGCCATCATGGGCCCGAACGGTTCCGGTAAGTCGACCTTGGCCTCGACCATCGCTGGTCACCCGCGTTATATCGTCGACTCAGGCTCAATCACTCTGGACGGTGAAGATGTGCTGGAGATGAGCGTTGACGAGCGTGCTCGGGCTGGGCTCTTCCTCGCCATGCAGTACCCGGTGGAAATCCCGGGTGTCACGATGAGCAACTTCCTGCGCACCGCGAAGACGGCCATTGATGGCGAAGCTCCGGCGCTGCGCACCTGGACCAAGGACGTCAAAGCGGCGATGACTCAGCTGCGGATCGACCCCGACTTCGCTCAGCGTAACGTCAACGAGGGCTTCTCCGGCGGTGAGAAGAAGCGCCACGAGATCCTGCAGTTGGAGCTATTCGCACCGAAGTTCGCGGTGCTCGACGAGACCGATTCCGGCCTTGACGTCGATGCCCTGAAGATTGTCTCCGAGGGTGTTAACCGCGCCCAGGAAGGCGGCAAGATGGGCACCCTGCTGATCACCCACTACACCCGGATTCTGCGTTACATCAAGCCGGAATTCGTGCATGTTTTCGTTGACGGCAAGGTCGCCGAAGAAGGCGGACCTGAGCTGGCTGACCGGCTCGAAGAAGAAGGCTACGATCGCTTCCTGGCAGCCGGCGCTTCCGCTGCTGCCACCGAGGTCTAG
- the ypfJ gene encoding KPN_02809 family neutral zinc metallopeptidase translates to MSFNEGAQLDPSQVEDRRGSGMSRGGKAGIGIVGTLIVLVGGYFGINSGLLNGLADAVDGGGQSQQQPAGTAATSGANTCKTGADANNRLDCRITATANSLNAFWPGYLKQRGASYTKIKTVLFDGQVNTACGPATTEVGPFYCPGDKVAYFDPGFFQELVDRFGSSGGPLAQEYVVAHEFGHHIQDILGTISNAQGDPQGASSGSVRVELQADCYAGIWMKNASTTKDPATGQPFLKQLSQQDLNDALSAASSVGDDRIQKAATGRTNPESWTHGSSEQRQKWLSIGYQSGDIAKCDTFAVSTP, encoded by the coding sequence ATGAGTTTCAATGAAGGCGCACAGCTTGACCCCTCGCAGGTAGAAGATCGCCGTGGATCTGGCATGAGTCGTGGCGGAAAAGCCGGAATCGGCATTGTCGGCACCCTGATCGTCCTGGTGGGTGGTTACTTCGGGATTAATTCTGGGCTGCTCAACGGCCTAGCCGACGCCGTGGACGGTGGCGGACAATCGCAGCAGCAACCCGCTGGCACAGCAGCCACCAGTGGGGCTAATACCTGCAAGACCGGCGCCGATGCGAATAATCGCTTGGATTGCCGAATCACCGCAACCGCCAATAGTCTCAACGCCTTCTGGCCTGGCTATCTCAAACAGCGGGGTGCTAGCTACACCAAAATCAAGACGGTGCTCTTCGACGGTCAGGTCAACACGGCTTGTGGACCAGCGACCACCGAAGTCGGCCCGTTCTACTGCCCCGGCGATAAGGTGGCTTATTTCGATCCCGGTTTCTTCCAGGAACTCGTTGATCGCTTCGGTTCCTCCGGCGGTCCGCTGGCCCAGGAGTATGTGGTGGCGCACGAGTTTGGTCACCACATTCAGGACATCCTCGGCACCATTTCCAATGCTCAGGGTGACCCGCAAGGCGCTAGCTCCGGCTCGGTCCGGGTCGAGCTACAGGCCGACTGCTATGCGGGTATATGGATGAAAAACGCCTCCACCACCAAGGATCCCGCCACCGGCCAGCCCTTCCTCAAGCAGCTCAGTCAGCAGGACCTGAATGATGCGCTCTCAGCGGCTTCTTCGGTCGGCGATGATCGAATTCAAAAGGCAGCCACTGGCCGCACTAATCCGGAGTCCTGGACGCACGGCTCCAGCGAGCAACGTCAAAAGTGGCTCAGCATTGGTTACCAGAGCGGTGATATCGCCAAGTGCGATACCTTCGCGGTGAGCACCCCGTAG
- the sufD gene encoding Fe-S cluster assembly protein SufD, with the protein MSEEGETLLDSKVDKHHSHGTEVMASRAERLTSFTVADFKVPSGFEEEWRFTPVKKLANLFSETPSEQGAASYQVEIPSNIVERALAVNQAPRGTVLVPADRAAAVASADVAEAHYFGIPADAELTEPLKLTITGQGEGRRANSHCVLEAGANSRAVVILDHHGSADFNGNLEIIVGEGAELTVVSVQRWEDTAKHLGQHDAAVGKDAKFKHVAVSLGGAIVRLNVNARYAGEGAEAELFGLYFADAGQHLEHRTFIDHNLPNSKSNVLYKGALQGADAHTVWVGDVLIQKQAIGTDSYEKNQNLILTDGARADSVPNLEIETGLIEGAGHASSTGRFDDEHLFYLMARGISERDARRLVVRGYLNEIIQKIKVPALEEELAAALERELEASGAL; encoded by the coding sequence ATGAGCGAAGAGGGCGAGACCCTGCTCGATTCCAAGGTGGACAAACACCATAGCCACGGCACCGAAGTGATGGCCTCGCGGGCCGAGCGGCTGACCAGTTTCACGGTGGCCGATTTCAAAGTCCCCAGCGGCTTTGAGGAAGAGTGGCGCTTCACCCCGGTGAAGAAACTTGCCAACCTGTTCAGCGAGACACCGAGTGAGCAGGGCGCTGCCAGCTACCAGGTCGAGATTCCCTCGAACATTGTGGAGCGCGCGCTGGCTGTCAACCAGGCCCCGCGCGGTACCGTGCTGGTTCCCGCGGACCGGGCCGCAGCAGTGGCTTCCGCCGATGTGGCCGAGGCGCACTACTTCGGGATTCCGGCCGATGCTGAACTCACCGAACCGCTCAAACTGACTATTACCGGTCAGGGCGAGGGACGCCGAGCCAATTCACACTGCGTGCTGGAAGCCGGTGCGAACTCGCGGGCAGTGGTGATCCTCGATCACCATGGCAGCGCGGATTTCAATGGCAACCTCGAGATCATTGTCGGAGAGGGAGCCGAACTGACCGTAGTCAGCGTGCAGCGCTGGGAAGACACCGCCAAACACCTTGGTCAGCACGACGCCGCGGTGGGCAAGGACGCGAAGTTCAAGCACGTCGCGGTCAGCTTGGGCGGCGCTATTGTGCGGCTCAATGTGAATGCGCGTTATGCCGGTGAGGGTGCTGAAGCCGAGTTGTTCGGGCTGTACTTCGCCGATGCCGGTCAGCACCTGGAACACCGCACTTTTATTGACCACAACCTGCCGAACTCCAAGTCGAATGTGCTCTACAAGGGTGCCTTGCAAGGCGCTGATGCGCACACCGTGTGGGTGGGCGATGTGCTGATCCAGAAGCAGGCGATTGGCACCGATAGCTACGAGAAGAATCAGAACCTGATTCTGACCGATGGCGCCCGGGCGGATTCGGTGCCGAATCTGGAGATTGAGACCGGGTTGATCGAGGGTGCTGGGCACGCTAGCTCGACCGGTCGTTTTGATGACGAGCATCTGTTCTACCTGATGGCTCGCGGCATTTCCGAACGGGATGCTCGCCGTCTGGTGGTTCGCGGCTACCTCAACGAGATCATTCAGAAGATCAAGGTACCGGCCCTCGAGGAAGAACTCGCGGCGGCGCTGGAACGTGAGCTTGAGGCGTCGGGAGCGCTCTAA
- the sufB gene encoding Fe-S cluster assembly protein SufB: MTDQIAIGQTDTASDGVITDILERNPELEGIGNYAFGWSDKNEASENARRGLSEEVVRDISAKKNEPQWMLDLRLKGLKYFDRKPMPNWGADLSGIDFDNIKYFVRSTEKQAESWEELPEDIRTTYEKLGIPEAERNRLVAGVAAQYESEVVYHQIREDLEKQGVIFLDTDTALKEHPEIFQEYFGTIIPVGDNKFASLNTAVWSGGSFVYVPPGVHVEIPLQAYFRINTENMGQFERTLIIADEGSYVHYIEGCTAPIYTSDSLHSAVVEIVVKKNARVRYTTIQNWSNNVYNLVTKRAIAHEGATMEWIDGNIGSKVTMKYPAVYLVGEHAKGETLSIAFAGEGQHQDTGSKMVHIAPNTKSSIISKSVARGGGRAAYRGLVQIREGAEHSANTVRCDALLVDTISRSDTYPYVDIREDDVSMGHEATVSRVSEEQLFYLMSRGMPEDEAMAMIVRGFIEPIARELPMEYALELNRLIELQMEGAVG, from the coding sequence ATGACAGATCAAATAGCCATCGGCCAGACGGATACAGCCAGCGATGGGGTAATCACCGACATTCTGGAGCGTAACCCCGAGCTCGAGGGCATCGGTAATTATGCCTTTGGCTGGTCGGATAAGAACGAAGCGAGCGAGAACGCGCGTCGCGGTCTGAGCGAAGAGGTCGTCCGGGATATCTCAGCCAAGAAGAACGAACCGCAGTGGATGCTCGACCTCCGGCTCAAAGGTTTGAAGTACTTCGACCGTAAACCGATGCCCAACTGGGGCGCCGATCTCTCTGGCATCGACTTCGACAACATTAAGTACTTCGTGCGGTCTACCGAGAAGCAGGCCGAGAGCTGGGAAGAGCTGCCCGAAGATATTCGCACCACTTACGAGAAGCTGGGCATCCCGGAGGCCGAACGTAACCGCCTGGTGGCCGGTGTGGCCGCACAGTACGAGTCTGAGGTGGTTTACCACCAGATCCGCGAGGATCTGGAAAAGCAGGGGGTGATCTTCCTCGACACCGATACCGCGCTCAAGGAGCACCCGGAGATCTTCCAGGAGTACTTCGGCACCATCATTCCGGTGGGTGACAATAAGTTCGCCTCCTTGAACACCGCCGTTTGGTCGGGTGGTTCTTTTGTCTACGTGCCGCCGGGCGTGCACGTGGAGATCCCGCTACAGGCTTACTTCCGGATCAATACCGAGAACATGGGTCAGTTCGAGCGCACCCTGATCATTGCCGATGAGGGCTCGTATGTGCACTACATCGAAGGTTGCACCGCGCCGATCTACACTTCGGATTCGCTGCACTCCGCCGTCGTCGAAATCGTGGTGAAGAAGAACGCCCGAGTGCGTTACACCACGATTCAGAACTGGTCGAATAACGTCTATAACCTGGTCACCAAACGCGCCATCGCCCATGAGGGTGCCACCATGGAGTGGATCGATGGCAATATCGGTTCCAAGGTGACGATGAAGTACCCGGCTGTGTACTTGGTCGGTGAGCACGCCAAGGGCGAGACGCTGTCAATCGCCTTCGCGGGCGAGGGCCAGCACCAGGACACCGGTTCCAAGATGGTGCACATCGCGCCGAACACCAAGTCCTCGATCATTTCCAAGTCGGTGGCTCGCGGCGGTGGCCGCGCGGCCTACCGCGGTCTGGTGCAGATCCGTGAGGGTGCTGAGCACTCGGCCAACACGGTGCGTTGCGATGCACTGTTGGTGGATACCATCTCCCGTTCGGATACCTACCCCTACGTCGATATTCGCGAAGATGATGTCTCGATGGGGCACGAGGCCACGGTTTCCCGGGTCAGCGAAGAGCAGCTGTTCTACCTGATGTCCCGCGGTATGCCGGAAGACGAAGCGATGGCGATGATCGTGCGCGGCTTTATTGAGCCGATCGCCCGTGAATTGCCGATGGAATACGCGCTGGAACTGAACCGGCTGATCGAACTGCAAATGGAAGGAGCGGTGGGCTAG
- a CDS encoding energy-coupling factor transporter transmembrane component T family protein, whose protein sequence is MRGHNFLIGQYVPGDSFLHRMRYLYKLLGMAVVGVLCYLLPLLFPPSWLVLGLLLLAVLLLFMAARLPWRALLGPIKLLWPVLLILGAYQCLIQGFIAGVLIAANILLVMLSCVYAASLLSLTSKSQEILDGLTSLVRPLRWLGADPERFALTVSMMFRSIPYLLGAYADVHDAAKARGLERSVKAHLMPTVISTVALAQSTGEALAARGIGD, encoded by the coding sequence ATGCGCGGACACAACTTCCTGATCGGACAGTACGTCCCGGGCGACAGCTTCCTGCACCGGATGCGTTACCTCTACAAGCTGCTCGGCATGGCTGTGGTCGGAGTGTTGTGTTACCTCTTGCCGTTGCTTTTCCCACCGAGCTGGCTGGTGCTTGGCCTGCTGTTACTCGCGGTGCTGCTGCTTTTTATGGCGGCCCGGCTGCCGTGGCGGGCGCTGCTCGGACCGATCAAGCTGCTGTGGCCGGTGCTGCTCATTCTGGGTGCTTACCAGTGCCTCATCCAAGGGTTCATTGCCGGGGTGCTGATCGCAGCAAATATCCTGCTGGTGATGCTGAGCTGTGTATACGCGGCCAGCCTGCTGAGCCTGACCAGCAAGAGTCAGGAAATCCTCGACGGTCTGACCTCACTGGTGCGTCCGCTGCGCTGGCTCGGCGCCGATCCGGAGCGCTTTGCGCTCACGGTAAGCATGATGTTCCGCAGCATTCCCTATTTGCTCGGCGCTTACGCGGATGTGCATGACGCCGCCAAGGCAAGGGGGTTGGAACGCAGTGTGAAGGCCCACCTCATGCCCACCGTGATCAGCACCGTGGCCCTAGCCCAATCCACCGGAGAGGCCTTAGCTGCTCGAGGCATCGGCGACTAG
- a CDS encoding metal-sulfur cluster assembly factor encodes MSATVEMPELEEALKDVIDPELGVNVVDLGLLYGLKYAEDGALLLDMTLTTAACPLQDVIEEQVENAIGSLVDDWRINWVWMPPWGPEKITEDGKDQMRALGFNI; translated from the coding sequence ATGAGTGCAACAGTAGAAATGCCGGAGCTTGAAGAAGCTCTGAAGGATGTTATTGACCCCGAGCTGGGCGTTAACGTGGTTGACTTGGGGCTGCTTTACGGCCTCAAGTACGCCGAAGACGGCGCTCTGCTGTTGGACATGACGCTCACCACGGCCGCTTGCCCGCTGCAGGACGTGATCGAGGAGCAGGTCGAGAACGCGATTGGCAGTCTGGTCGATGACTGGCGGATTAACTGGGTCTGGATGCCGCCGTGGGGCCCGGAGAAGATCACCGAAGACGGCAAGGACCAGATGCGAGCCCTCGGCTTCAATATCTAA
- a CDS encoding non-heme iron oxygenase ferredoxin subunit, which produces MAAELVCRVDEVAVKSALRVEINDVPVAIVKDSEGVLHAIGDTCSHAEISLSEGDVEGCTIECWAHGSSFDLNTGEPLTLPAYEPVPVFELTTVGDDVYVDISKVLNGVNAE; this is translated from the coding sequence ATGGCGGCTGAATTGGTGTGTCGGGTCGACGAGGTTGCGGTGAAAAGCGCGCTCCGCGTCGAGATCAATGATGTGCCGGTTGCCATCGTCAAGGACTCCGAGGGCGTCTTGCACGCGATCGGAGACACCTGTTCGCACGCCGAGATCTCCTTGAGCGAGGGCGACGTCGAAGGGTGCACGATCGAATGCTGGGCGCATGGCTCGAGTTTCGATCTGAACACTGGCGAGCCGTTGACCCTGCCAGCTTACGAACCGGTTCCGGTCTTTGAGCTGACCACCGTCGGAGACGATGTTTACGTTGATATCTCCAAAGTGCTCAACGGCGTCAACGCCGAGTAA
- the galE gene encoding UDP-glucose 4-epimerase GalE, producing MKILVTGGAGYIGSHTVLGLLEKGHQLVVVDNLDNSSEESLRRVQELSGQPVSFHQVDLLDEAALEQVFVQESPEAVVHFAGLKAVGESVAEPLLYYRNNLIGTLHLLQSMKNHGVKKLVFSSSATVYSATASSPLIEKAELGATNPYGRTKQQIEEILSDLGNSDPEWSIALLRYFNPVGAHSSGRIGEDPSGVPNNLLPFVAQVAVGRREKVTVFGSDYPTTDGTGVRDYIHVVDLAEGHLAALEYLNHNTGVYRWNLGTGRGYSVLEVIATFQKVSGRKINYVLGDRRPGDMATSFADASAALADLSWSASRDLEEMCADHWRWQESNPQGYAR from the coding sequence GTGAAAATTCTGGTCACCGGCGGCGCCGGCTACATTGGCTCCCATACCGTCTTAGGTCTCTTGGAGAAAGGCCATCAACTCGTTGTGGTGGACAATCTGGATAACTCTTCCGAGGAGTCCTTGCGCCGGGTGCAAGAGCTCTCCGGGCAGCCGGTGAGCTTTCATCAGGTAGATCTGTTGGATGAAGCCGCCTTGGAGCAAGTCTTTGTTCAGGAGTCGCCCGAGGCGGTGGTTCACTTCGCAGGTCTTAAAGCGGTCGGGGAGTCGGTAGCTGAGCCGCTGCTTTACTACCGCAATAACCTGATCGGCACACTGCACCTCTTGCAAAGCATGAAAAATCATGGGGTGAAGAAACTTGTCTTTAGCTCCTCGGCCACTGTTTACAGTGCTACGGCAAGCAGCCCGCTGATCGAAAAGGCGGAGCTGGGTGCCACCAATCCCTACGGCCGTACTAAGCAGCAAATCGAAGAGATCCTCAGCGATCTAGGTAACTCGGATCCGGAGTGGAGCATTGCGTTGCTGCGTTACTTCAATCCGGTTGGTGCACATTCCTCGGGTCGGATTGGTGAAGATCCCAGCGGAGTTCCGAATAACTTGTTGCCCTTCGTTGCCCAGGTCGCGGTTGGGCGCCGCGAAAAGGTCACGGTTTTCGGGAGTGATTATCCGACCACAGACGGTACCGGCGTGCGCGACTACATTCACGTCGTCGACCTGGCCGAAGGGCATCTGGCTGCGCTGGAATATCTCAACCACAATACCGGTGTCTACCGTTGGAACCTGGGTACCGGTCGTGGTTATTCGGTGCTCGAAGTGATCGCCACCTTCCAAAAGGTTTCCGGTCGCAAGATCAACTATGTGCTGGGAGACCGGCGCCCCGGTGACATGGCGACCAGCTTTGCCGATGCCTCCGCTGCGTTGGCCGATTTGAGCTGGTCAGCGAGCAGAGACCTCGAAGAAATGTGTGCCGACCACTGGCGTTGGCAAGAAAGCAATCCACAGGGCTACGCAAGGTAG